From Spirosoma aerolatum, one genomic window encodes:
- a CDS encoding tetratricopeptide repeat-containing sensor histidine kinase, producing the protein MKKLLLTLFLFGQVCLAQTSQIDSLKRALRKLDKQPDGYARDTLLYKTLRAVMNDFVDINLDSSVHYTNLMLRLCSRPQLQKELIYAYQFAGYLYQVKGDHYQSIQFHYKALLLAEKLNQYGRIAMSQGALAHAYTSLNDYPKAEKLCLAGLAILRQHPDPQIQLPILNSLGSVYREQGKLTDALRINQELYELAKTQHDQWFEAQGLHAVGWVYKAMGNLPDALVFYQKSLSLSRQVGSKDMEGAILLNISRLFIKQQKWQQALIYCQMARQTATRSNISSVAREAEELYYIIFKHTGQPAKALKAYENCVLLKDSLSKERNEQRIESLQAQYDNVQKENALQQKQVQLLAQQNQNQQLAQTRNGLFLGIAVILLIAGLLFWNNRRLQTKNQEINQQRILLQNAQKQLADVNKTLEIRVQERTAELVTANSELIRKNEEIKEALFKGQTIERKRVAIELHDNLSSLLSAVNMSIQYLNPQNLSESEQSVYQNVKSLIQNAYSEVRNISHNILPAELEKEGLDTTLTTLINKLNQNSPLQFLLTTTALTERLPLAIEFNVYSIVLELINNAIKHAQATLVDIRLTRAEFSIDLEVSDNGIGLSKSHGKRGVGLQNIQTRLESLGGAFDTLRPTEKGTRIHIKIPIETVQANRDLDNGSYTISL; encoded by the coding sequence ATGAAAAAGCTTCTACTTACCTTATTCCTTTTCGGGCAGGTCTGTCTGGCGCAGACGAGTCAGATCGACAGTCTGAAACGAGCATTAAGAAAACTGGACAAACAGCCAGATGGGTATGCAAGAGACACGCTCCTTTACAAGACACTAAGAGCAGTCATGAACGACTTTGTCGATATTAACCTGGACTCGTCGGTACATTACACAAACCTGATGCTTAGGCTTTGTAGCCGTCCTCAGTTACAGAAAGAGCTAATTTATGCTTATCAGTTTGCGGGTTATCTCTATCAGGTAAAAGGAGACCACTACCAAAGTATTCAGTTTCATTACAAAGCACTTTTACTGGCAGAAAAATTAAACCAGTACGGCCGGATAGCCATGTCGCAGGGAGCGCTGGCTCATGCCTATACAAGTCTGAACGATTACCCAAAGGCGGAGAAGCTTTGTTTGGCAGGGCTTGCCATTCTACGCCAGCATCCTGATCCACAAATTCAATTACCAATCCTGAATTCGCTCGGATCTGTTTATCGGGAGCAAGGTAAATTAACGGATGCCTTACGAATCAATCAGGAGCTTTATGAGCTGGCCAAAACTCAACATGATCAATGGTTCGAAGCGCAGGGCCTCCATGCCGTTGGATGGGTTTATAAAGCAATGGGCAATCTACCCGATGCACTGGTCTTTTACCAGAAATCGTTAAGCCTGTCCCGACAAGTTGGCAGCAAAGACATGGAAGGCGCTATTCTGCTTAATATAAGCCGCTTATTTATAAAACAGCAAAAATGGCAGCAAGCCTTGATATACTGCCAAATGGCCCGACAAACGGCTACCCGGTCCAATATCAGTAGTGTAGCACGTGAAGCAGAGGAATTATACTATATCATTTTCAAACATACAGGCCAACCAGCAAAAGCCCTGAAAGCCTACGAAAATTGCGTCTTACTGAAAGATAGCTTATCGAAAGAAAGAAACGAGCAACGTATCGAATCACTACAGGCTCAGTACGACAATGTACAGAAGGAAAACGCTTTACAACAAAAACAGGTCCAATTACTGGCTCAGCAAAATCAAAATCAACAACTGGCTCAAACACGAAATGGTCTGTTTTTAGGTATTGCCGTTATACTACTCATCGCGGGCTTACTCTTTTGGAATAACAGACGGCTGCAAACAAAAAACCAGGAAATTAACCAGCAGCGAATTCTACTTCAGAACGCGCAAAAACAGCTCGCCGATGTCAACAAAACACTTGAAATACGAGTACAAGAACGCACGGCAGAACTTGTCACGGCGAATAGTGAACTGATTCGAAAAAATGAAGAAATCAAGGAAGCACTATTTAAGGGACAGACGATAGAACGAAAACGAGTAGCCATCGAACTGCACGACAATCTGAGCAGTTTGCTTAGTGCCGTGAATATGAGTATTCAGTACCTTAACCCGCAAAACCTGTCGGAATCAGAGCAATCTGTTTATCAAAACGTAAAATCACTAATCCAGAACGCTTACTCTGAAGTGCGAAACATCTCACACAACATTCTGCCTGCAGAGCTTGAAAAAGAAGGCCTTGATACAACGCTGACCACCTTGATCAATAAGCTGAATCAGAATTCCCCCCTTCAATTTTTGCTTACTACAACTGCCTTAACCGAACGGCTTCCACTAGCTATTGAATTCAATGTGTACAGTATTGTACTGGAGTTGATCAATAATGCTATTAAACACGCCCAGGCTACCTTGGTCGATATTCGCCTGACCCGAGCAGAATTCAGTATCGATCTGGAGGTTAGTGATAATGGGATTGGTTTAAGCAAAAGTCATGGTAAACGGGGTGTTGGTTTGCAGAATATACAGACCCGATTAGAATCCCTTGGTGGTGCGTTCGATACGCTTCGACCGACTGAAAAGGGAACTCGCATACACATAAAAATCCCCATTGAGACTGTTCAAGCCAATAGGGATTTGGATAATGGTAGTTACACTATTTCACTTTAA
- a CDS encoding response regulator — translation MRILLAEDHRILLDSLALLLSSIEGIEVVSKHTNGKQVLTSLEIESNIDLVVSDLQMPVMGGIELTLQLRERFPHVRICLLTVADQPEAIKEAVRAGADGYVLKSAERSELEMALTMIEKGHKFYTQQVLMQLANETGLELAPVVDKPQKIAITQRELDVLKLIAQEYSGTQIAEKLFISPTTVETHRKHLMQKLGVQTTIGLVKYALKFQLV, via the coding sequence ATGCGTATTCTACTTGCCGAAGACCACCGGATATTGCTGGATAGTTTAGCACTGCTTCTGTCGAGCATTGAAGGTATTGAAGTGGTTTCTAAACATACCAATGGCAAGCAGGTACTGACCTCACTAGAAATAGAATCCAATATTGACCTGGTAGTTTCTGACCTGCAAATGCCAGTAATGGGAGGTATTGAATTGACACTTCAGCTCCGCGAACGCTTCCCACATGTACGAATTTGTCTATTGACGGTAGCCGACCAACCGGAGGCCATAAAGGAAGCAGTACGGGCAGGGGCCGATGGCTACGTACTAAAAAGCGCCGAGCGGTCGGAATTGGAAATGGCGTTGACGATGATCGAAAAAGGGCACAAATTCTACACCCAGCAAGTACTGATGCAGTTGGCTAACGAAACAGGTCTGGAATTAGCCCCCGTCGTTGATAAGCCCCAAAAGATTGCCATTACCCAACGCGAACTGGACGTATTGAAACTAATTGCTCAGGAGTATTCGGGTACGCAGATTGCCGAAAAGTTATTCATTAGCCCGACCACGGTAGAAACCCACCGCAAGCATTTAATGCAGAAGCTGGGCGTTCAGACTACGATAGGCCTGGTTAAATATGCCCTTAAATTTCAGCTTGTTTGA
- a CDS encoding hemolysin family protein: MELLIILLLTILNGVFSMSEIALVSSRKSKLETAAKNGDRRAQVALDLSNSPNRFLSTVQIGITLIGILLGIFSGDKLTDDVQNFVVQVSFLQPYAHSIAVVLVLLLLTYLSLVFGELVPKRIGLSNPEGIAKTMAGPMIFLSKLTSPFIALLTVSSDLLLKLLNIKPNESAVTEEEIKSLIQEGTSGGAIEEIEQEIVQNVFQLGDRKVTSLMTNRQEIVYLDLEDDPAENKAKILEYKHSVYPLCNGGVDDVVGLIYSKDFLGKDLDTELLHLKDIKRDALFVPENNRAYQVLERFRERRQYVGVIVDEYGGILGIITLNDILDVLVGDINDDVNSDYEIREREDGSFLIDAQLPFEDFLSYFSINISAQAKRELTGFDTLGGFALHILKDIPKTGESFVWHGYRFEIMDMDKSRIDKILVSKLGEE, translated from the coding sequence GTGGAACTCCTTATAATTCTACTACTAACCATCCTGAACGGTGTGTTCTCGATGTCGGAAATTGCCTTAGTTTCTTCGCGCAAGTCTAAATTAGAAACCGCAGCCAAAAACGGTGATCGTCGGGCACAGGTGGCGCTCGATCTGTCGAACTCTCCCAATCGATTTTTGTCGACTGTACAGATCGGGATTACCTTGATCGGTATTTTGCTCGGTATTTTTTCGGGCGATAAACTGACGGACGATGTTCAGAACTTTGTAGTTCAGGTTTCCTTCCTACAGCCGTATGCCCATTCGATTGCCGTTGTGCTGGTGCTGCTTCTGTTAACGTATCTGTCGTTGGTGTTTGGTGAGCTTGTTCCCAAACGTATTGGCCTGTCGAATCCGGAAGGAATTGCCAAAACGATGGCCGGGCCGATGATCTTCTTATCAAAACTAACCTCGCCATTTATTGCCCTGCTCACCGTTTCAAGCGATTTGTTGCTCAAGCTGCTGAATATAAAACCAAATGAGAGCGCAGTAACGGAAGAAGAAATCAAAAGCCTAATTCAAGAGGGAACCTCCGGTGGAGCTATCGAAGAAATTGAGCAGGAGATTGTACAGAATGTCTTTCAGCTCGGCGACCGTAAGGTTACCTCATTAATGACCAACCGGCAGGAAATTGTTTATCTTGATCTGGAAGATGATCCGGCTGAGAATAAAGCTAAAATACTGGAATACAAACACTCCGTCTATCCACTTTGTAACGGCGGGGTCGATGATGTAGTTGGCCTGATTTATTCCAAAGATTTTCTGGGGAAAGATCTCGATACCGAACTGCTGCACTTGAAAGACATCAAGCGAGATGCCTTATTTGTCCCTGAAAACAACCGGGCGTATCAAGTGCTGGAGCGTTTTCGGGAACGGCGCCAGTATGTTGGTGTCATTGTCGATGAATACGGGGGCATACTTGGTATTATCACACTCAACGATATTCTGGATGTGCTGGTTGGCGATATTAATGACGATGTCAATTCAGATTACGAAATCCGCGAGCGTGAGGATGGTAGCTTCCTGATTGATGCCCAATTACCGTTTGAAGATTTCCTGTCGTATTTCTCAATTAATATCAGTGCTCAGGCTAAGCGTGAACTGACGGGGTTCGACACCCTCGGGGGGTTTGCGTTGCATATTTTGAAAGACATTCCCAAGACGGGCGAGTCATTCGTATGGCATGGGTATCGATTTGAAATTATGGATATGGATAAAAGTCGGATCGATAAAATACTGGTCAGTAAATTAGGCGAAGAATAA
- a CDS encoding NUDIX hydrolase codes for MIVFINDQPIRLIGPKAAAQLTGSTSASQPSFTDYDEIVDARLEALKAESLHGHLLILNANPATVSKLLTLLQRSETSNLLSITLGCLDKEACEEAMKKPFKVIKAAGGVVYKGDKMLLMFRRGVWDLPKGKLDPGESSKEGAVREVEEETNVEVAVGERICTTWHTYTLNGSRILKRTRWYRMTALDDSRMTPQEDEDIEKLAWLNWRETKLALTNSFSSIRYVIDEAGKGQKVE; via the coding sequence ATGATTGTTTTCATTAACGACCAACCAATTCGGCTCATTGGTCCCAAAGCCGCTGCTCAATTGACCGGCTCAACGTCGGCTTCTCAACCCTCTTTTACAGATTATGATGAGATTGTCGATGCTCGTTTAGAGGCTCTTAAAGCCGAATCCCTGCACGGGCACCTACTAATTCTGAATGCCAATCCAGCAACCGTGAGCAAACTCCTTACATTGCTTCAACGATCAGAGACTAGTAATCTGCTTTCTATTACACTGGGTTGTCTGGATAAAGAGGCCTGTGAAGAAGCCATGAAAAAGCCTTTTAAAGTGATCAAGGCAGCCGGAGGGGTTGTCTATAAGGGCGATAAAATGCTGCTGATGTTCCGCCGGGGTGTCTGGGATTTGCCCAAAGGGAAATTAGACCCCGGCGAATCTTCCAAAGAAGGGGCCGTGCGTGAAGTAGAAGAAGAAACCAACGTTGAGGTAGCGGTTGGGGAACGCATTTGCACTACCTGGCACACCTATACGCTCAATGGGAGCCGTATTCTGAAACGTACGCGCTGGTACCGTATGACCGCACTCGACGATAGCCGGATGACTCCACAGGAAGATGAAGATATCGAAAAATTAGCCTGGCTCAACTGGCGCGAAACAAAACTGGCTTTAACCAACTCCTTCAGTTCTATCCGGTACGTCATCGACGAAGCGGGCAAAGGGCAAAAAGTGGAGTAA
- the coaD gene encoding pantetheine-phosphate adenylyltransferase, giving the protein MKRIALFPGSFDPFTKGHEDIVLRGLRLFDEIVIGIGRNAHKDRYFPLDQMIRLIEGAFANEPAVRVISYDGLTAHVAKEVGARFLLRGLRNTTDFEYENGISQVNRYVYEGVETVFLITSPHLAPISSSIIRDLHRYGQHVNEFLPYPLDDLHLVK; this is encoded by the coding sequence ATGAAACGAATTGCTTTGTTCCCAGGCTCATTTGATCCATTTACGAAAGGCCATGAAGACATTGTGTTGCGGGGCTTACGATTGTTCGATGAGATCGTGATTGGTATTGGACGAAATGCTCACAAAGATCGTTATTTCCCACTCGATCAGATGATTCGCCTGATTGAGGGAGCATTTGCCAACGAACCGGCCGTACGAGTCATTAGTTATGATGGCCTAACGGCTCATGTTGCCAAAGAAGTGGGCGCCCGGTTTTTACTTCGGGGGTTGCGTAACACCACCGACTTTGAGTACGAAAACGGTATCTCACAAGTTAATCGATACGTTTACGAAGGGGTCGAAACGGTATTCCTGATCACCTCGCCCCATCTGGCCCCCATCAGTTCGAGCATTATTCGTGACCTGCATCGCTATGGGCAGCATGTCAATGAATTTCTACCCTACCCATTGGATGACCTGCATCTGGTAAAGTAA
- a CDS encoding DUF3822 family protein, whose product MQLAVTLSPTVTIQADSFDPRRTDQSVLCLEVGKDRFQVLVQNGRKQALYLEDYTFPSLLTNHLLTDVLPDIFRDHKVLSAGPWQEIRIGINSPSFTLVPQPLYRKEYASSYLALMRGSELPAHEFAQAFLHTNEGFLTVFNLEHPLADFFSEMYPLQPLTFVHQTSALVRATADLDRRSLTPNTVYLYFEDEFVTILYRKDHELRYCNRFGYKNVQDLVYYVLYILDEQGLPTDISSISLYGEITPFSEAYTELSRFLPNLSFGQIPPGLSLVNEFDDLPAHRYLSLYGLGLLSE is encoded by the coding sequence GTGCAACTTGCTGTGACCCTTTCGCCTACTGTAACTATCCAAGCCGATTCGTTCGACCCACGACGTACCGACCAGTCTGTTCTATGCCTGGAAGTCGGGAAAGATCGGTTTCAGGTATTGGTTCAGAATGGTCGTAAGCAGGCGCTATATCTTGAAGATTACACGTTTCCATCGCTCCTGACCAACCATTTACTGACGGATGTATTGCCGGATATTTTTCGGGATCATAAAGTGCTGTCGGCAGGTCCATGGCAGGAAATTCGAATAGGCATCAATTCGCCTTCGTTCACCCTGGTACCTCAGCCATTATACCGGAAAGAATATGCGAGTAGTTATCTGGCCTTGATGCGAGGGAGTGAACTGCCTGCTCACGAATTTGCACAGGCTTTTCTTCATACCAATGAGGGGTTTCTGACCGTATTTAATCTGGAACATCCATTGGCCGATTTCTTTTCGGAAATGTATCCCCTTCAGCCATTGACATTTGTGCATCAGACGAGTGCCCTGGTGCGGGCTACTGCCGATCTGGATCGCCGTTCGCTGACGCCAAATACGGTTTATTTATATTTTGAAGACGAATTTGTTACAATTCTATACCGGAAAGACCACGAGTTGCGCTATTGTAATCGATTCGGGTATAAGAACGTGCAGGATTTAGTGTATTATGTGCTTTATATACTTGATGAGCAAGGGTTGCCTACGGATATAAGTAGTATATCACTGTATGGTGAAATTACCCCTTTTTCGGAAGCCTATACTGAACTAAGTCGCTTTCTGCCAAACCTTTCGTTCGGGCAGATTCCCCCCGGATTATCACTGGTAAACGAATTTGACGACCTGCCAGCGCACCGTTACTTAAGTTTATATGGATTAGGTTTATTAAGTGAATGA
- a CDS encoding NUDIX domain-containing protein — translation MTEVDWPRQEVQKLYGHRIRVRVCGLCREGNQLLMVRHRGLGPTNTFWSPPGGGIQFSERAPDALVREFREETGLAVDIGGMLFVSEFVQPPLHALELFFAVKIKSGDLKLGYDPEMSQDNQLIEEVKWMHFDDIKRYPVQEVHHVFQHCQSLDEMFQLRGYVP, via the coding sequence ATGACAGAGGTAGATTGGCCCCGTCAGGAGGTACAAAAGTTATATGGACATCGGATTCGAGTTCGGGTTTGTGGGTTGTGTCGCGAAGGAAACCAGTTGCTGATGGTTCGTCACCGGGGTCTCGGCCCAACCAATACGTTCTGGAGCCCTCCGGGTGGAGGCATACAATTCAGCGAAAGGGCCCCTGATGCATTGGTTCGGGAGTTTAGGGAAGAAACGGGACTCGCTGTTGACATTGGCGGCATGCTCTTTGTTAGTGAATTTGTTCAACCACCTCTTCACGCTCTGGAGTTATTTTTTGCCGTTAAAATCAAAAGTGGTGACCTGAAGCTGGGTTATGACCCCGAAATGAGTCAAGATAATCAGCTTATTGAAGAAGTGAAATGGATGCATTTTGATGACATAAAGCGGTACCCGGTTCAGGAAGTACATCACGTGTTTCAACATTGTCAATCACTTGACGAGATGTTCCAATTGAGAGGGTACGTGCCGTGA
- a CDS encoding CBS domain-containing protein, whose protein sequence is MKIRQILQGKSINALYSVSSDQTVLTALELMADKNIGAVLVVDKGALTGIFSERDYARKIVLKGRHSDDTKIADVMTANVITIAPDQSLEECMRIMSDKHIRHLPVMDKGELVGIISINDVVTAIIRDQKTRIDSLESYISGTY, encoded by the coding sequence ATGAAAATACGTCAAATTCTTCAGGGCAAATCGATTAATGCCCTCTATTCCGTTTCATCGGATCAAACTGTACTCACAGCACTGGAGCTAATGGCTGATAAGAACATTGGGGCGGTGTTAGTGGTAGACAAGGGAGCATTGACCGGAATCTTCTCTGAACGGGATTATGCTCGGAAAATCGTCCTGAAGGGGCGCCATTCGGATGATACTAAAATTGCTGATGTCATGACGGCCAATGTCATAACCATTGCACCGGATCAAAGTCTGGAAGAGTGTATGCGCATTATGTCGGATAAGCATATTCGTCACCTGCCCGTAATGGATAAAGGGGAACTGGTAGGCATTATTTCGATCAATGACGTAGTAACGGCCATTATTCGGGATCAGAAGACACGGATCGATTCCCTCGAAAGCTATATATCGGGAACGTATTAA
- a CDS encoding ATP-dependent DNA helicase → MNETQTAAQLLAKRFPFKPTAGQIQFFDQIGAFITREEYEHYRDCFLLRGYAGTGKTTLVGTLIKVLPRFGYKSVLLAPTGRAAKVMTNYAKKPAQTIHRKIYRQVADPGSGVLAFQRQKNYHEDTLFIVDEASMISDEAEFGGKGLLTDLIDFVFESPGNKLMLVGDTAQLPPIGQELSPALDRGFLASSFDMTVYDQELTEVMRQDEESGILYNATNLRMLLDGSPSSTPKGVGFDALLSDKPVSSASETPAIRLVVQPFNDIYRMPLTKLEDGIRYAYDKYGRENTAIICRSNKTAVQYNQFVRRMIDQCEEELDAGDMLMIARNNYTILDEDSPAGFLANGEFVEVQKIRNKEEMHGFRFATVTLRMVDYDDQPDFEAKIILDTLYSPSPSLISDQYKGLYESVMKDYFYIKSKKERTEAIRRDPYLNALQVKFAYALTCHKAQGGQWSAIFIDQGFLPDGQVNDEFVRWLYTGLTRATDEAFLMNFSPQFFT, encoded by the coding sequence ATGAACGAAACCCAAACAGCCGCTCAGTTACTGGCTAAACGTTTCCCTTTTAAGCCCACCGCTGGCCAGATTCAGTTTTTTGATCAGATTGGCGCGTTCATCACCCGCGAAGAATACGAACATTATCGAGACTGTTTTCTGCTCCGTGGTTATGCCGGTACAGGTAAGACAACGCTGGTTGGAACACTCATCAAAGTACTTCCCCGATTTGGCTATAAATCTGTCTTATTAGCCCCTACAGGACGGGCGGCTAAAGTGATGACTAATTACGCCAAGAAACCAGCCCAAACCATCCATCGGAAAATTTACCGTCAGGTGGCTGATCCTGGATCAGGTGTCCTGGCCTTTCAACGGCAGAAAAACTATCACGAAGACACGCTTTTTATTGTTGATGAGGCCTCCATGATTTCTGATGAAGCTGAATTTGGCGGAAAAGGTCTTCTGACCGATCTGATCGATTTTGTTTTTGAGAGCCCCGGCAATAAGCTTATGCTGGTTGGCGATACGGCTCAGTTACCTCCTATTGGGCAGGAATTAAGCCCTGCTCTTGACCGTGGCTTTCTCGCCAGTTCGTTCGACATGACGGTTTATGACCAGGAATTAACGGAAGTGATGCGGCAGGATGAAGAATCAGGCATTCTCTACAACGCCACCAATCTGCGAATGCTTCTTGACGGCTCTCCTTCCTCCACGCCAAAGGGGGTTGGATTCGATGCTTTATTAAGTGATAAGCCGGTAAGTTCTGCGTCGGAAACTCCAGCCATACGGCTGGTTGTCCAGCCGTTTAACGACATCTACAGAATGCCCCTTACCAAGCTGGAAGATGGCATCCGATACGCTTATGATAAGTATGGGCGCGAAAATACCGCCATTATTTGTCGATCGAACAAAACAGCCGTCCAGTACAATCAGTTTGTAAGACGGATGATCGACCAATGCGAAGAAGAGCTGGATGCCGGTGATATGCTTATGATTGCCCGAAACAACTACACCATTCTGGATGAAGACTCGCCCGCTGGGTTTCTGGCCAATGGTGAGTTTGTAGAAGTACAGAAGATTCGGAATAAAGAAGAAATGCATGGTTTCCGGTTCGCCACGGTTACTCTACGCATGGTTGACTATGACGATCAGCCTGATTTTGAAGCCAAAATCATCCTTGATACGTTGTACTCGCCATCGCCATCGCTAATCTCCGACCAGTATAAGGGCTTGTATGAAAGTGTCATGAAAGACTACTTCTATATTAAAAGCAAAAAGGAGCGAACGGAAGCCATTCGTCGAGACCCTTATCTGAATGCTCTCCAGGTAAAGTTTGCCTACGCGCTTACCTGTCATAAAGCACAGGGTGGTCAGTGGAGCGCCATATTTATCGATCAGGGTTTCCTGCCCGATGGGCAGGTCAACGACGAATTTGTGCGCTGGCTTTACACCGGGTTGACACGAGCAACGGATGAGGCTTTTTTAATGAATTTTAGTCCACAGTTTTTTACATAA
- a CDS encoding DUF4126 domain-containing protein — MSLEWIMSACIGVGLAACCGFRVFVPLLIASIGTKLGFIGPVHGFEWIGQWPALLGLTVATAVEVGAYYIPWLDNALDTLSTPTSIIAGTLLSTSFLHIDNPILHWGLGLMLGGSSAGIIQAGTSLLRLGSTATTGGVANPVVATGENVASVGLSLVTIFLPLIAIVLIGLLLLFVLGRLTARRKIWFTRPAKQGSNPITKIPRSSNGRV; from the coding sequence ATGTCCCTCGAATGGATCATGAGCGCCTGTATTGGCGTTGGTTTAGCGGCTTGCTGCGGTTTTCGGGTTTTTGTGCCGCTACTAATTGCCAGCATTGGTACAAAACTGGGGTTTATTGGTCCCGTTCATGGCTTCGAATGGATAGGCCAGTGGCCCGCTCTTTTAGGACTAACGGTAGCCACAGCAGTTGAAGTGGGAGCTTATTATATTCCCTGGCTAGACAACGCGCTAGATACGCTGTCCACACCCACATCGATTATTGCAGGAACGTTGCTCAGTACATCGTTCCTGCATATCGATAATCCCATTCTGCATTGGGGACTTGGGCTGATGCTCGGCGGCAGTTCAGCAGGTATTATTCAGGCAGGAACCAGCCTGTTACGCCTTGGTTCAACAGCTACTACGGGCGGAGTGGCCAATCCAGTTGTAGCTACGGGCGAAAACGTAGCCTCTGTAGGGCTATCTTTAGTTACGATCTTTCTGCCACTCATTGCCATCGTACTGATTGGTTTACTGCTCCTATTTGTACTCGGACGTTTAACCGCCCGTCGTAAAATATGGTTCACCCGCCCAGCTAAACAGGGAAGCAATCCAATCACCAAGATACCTCGTAGCAGCAACGGGCGAGTATAA